The following coding sequences lie in one Arthrobacter sp. SLBN-122 genomic window:
- a CDS encoding cutinase family protein translates to MTAWAACVAAVAFVGAVVSAVPAQAVTGYHVVVGSLGVNARSGPGTGYSIVGKLYNGQAIDIACQTKGSLVGVGLPGTPTDVWDQLTNGWFIADYYTSTTGLNGSYTPGIPQCGAAPPPPPPTPPVSHQPLDGCAQVRVVGVRGSGEALFQTDAYGRPTNVLANKGLGPGVENFYDNLNGDLHSGIAVDVRSHEIQYDAIPVPMGWGILAGVWNGYYASYLSGVQYGVNLLSAYVQDHLDNCKSEHLILAGYSQGADVVHQVWNTFTATGNAGLDRTRGRLDGVVLFADPRFNPYQKNAIPALSLDEGSFASNISSYGIYAGVPGTGPVNWFAGQEVYHFMKSYCDFNDPVCNGGFSVDVHTNYVGRRVTADAGHSLSRWLVGHYFH, encoded by the coding sequence ATGACAGCATGGGCTGCCTGCGTTGCGGCAGTCGCGTTCGTCGGCGCGGTCGTGTCTGCCGTCCCGGCGCAAGCGGTCACCGGCTACCACGTTGTTGTCGGCTCTCTCGGCGTCAACGCTCGCTCCGGCCCAGGAACGGGATACTCGATCGTGGGCAAGCTCTACAACGGCCAAGCCATCGACATTGCTTGTCAGACCAAGGGGAGCTTGGTCGGCGTAGGGCTTCCAGGTACGCCTACAGACGTCTGGGACCAGCTAACCAATGGCTGGTTCATCGCTGACTACTACACGTCCACAACTGGGCTGAATGGAAGCTACACCCCGGGCATTCCGCAATGCGGGGCGGCACCGCCCCCACCACCACCGACGCCTCCTGTATCTCACCAACCATTGGACGGGTGCGCCCAAGTGAGGGTTGTGGGGGTCCGCGGCTCCGGAGAGGCGCTTTTCCAAACGGATGCTTATGGACGCCCCACGAACGTCTTGGCCAACAAAGGGCTAGGACCGGGGGTGGAGAACTTTTACGACAACCTCAACGGCGACCTGCACAGCGGCATTGCAGTAGACGTTCGGTCACACGAAATTCAATACGATGCCATACCAGTTCCGATGGGATGGGGGATCCTGGCTGGAGTATGGAATGGCTACTACGCCTCCTACCTAAGCGGCGTTCAATACGGCGTAAATCTCCTGTCCGCCTATGTGCAAGACCATCTGGACAACTGCAAGTCAGAGCATTTGATCCTGGCGGGCTACTCTCAGGGTGCGGACGTCGTTCACCAGGTCTGGAATACGTTCACAGCTACTGGCAACGCCGGACTGGATCGGACACGCGGCCGACTCGACGGCGTCGTACTTTTCGCCGACCCTAGATTCAATCCCTATCAAAAGAACGCCATACCAGCTCTCAGCTTGGATGAAGGGTCGTTCGCCAGCAACATATCATCCTATGGAATCTACGCCGGAGTGCCCGGGACCGGGCCTGTGAACTGGTTCGCAGGCCAAGAGGTCTATCACTTCATGAAGTCCTATTGCGACTTCAACGACCCCGTGTGCAACGGCGGCTTTTCGGTCGATGTCCACACTAACTACGTGGGCAGGCGCGTTACGGCTGACGCAGGCCATTCGCTGTCCCGTTGGCTGGTTGGGCACTATTTCCACTAA
- a CDS encoding DUF2199 domain-containing protein, with protein MCGQASAKHDRDVRFRLPEPVLNSPQQHRVEGSWLSDPDPTTAALMQIPNISPFVRALLPVKLQGGHEFRFGVWIAIHPEDLQHACRVWNAPEYGDLKLTGYLANKIQPWGLYKVPVNLAVLNPDQTPYCVSSPNEELNEVLTQEWPHDILASLP; from the coding sequence ATGTGCGGGCAGGCGTCGGCGAAGCATGACAGGGATGTCCGATTCCGGCTCCCGGAACCTGTGTTGAACAGTCCGCAGCAGCACCGGGTTGAAGGTAGCTGGCTGAGCGACCCGGATCCGACCACGGCCGCGCTGATGCAGATCCCGAACATCAGTCCTTTCGTCCGGGCTCTCCTGCCGGTCAAGCTGCAGGGTGGACATGAGTTCCGGTTCGGCGTGTGGATCGCCATTCATCCGGAAGACCTCCAGCACGCGTGCAGGGTCTGGAACGCCCCGGAATACGGCGACCTGAAGCTGACCGGGTACCTTGCGAACAAAATACAGCCGTGGGGCCTCTACAAAGTCCCGGTGAACCTCGCCGTTCTGAACCCGGACCAGACGCCCTACTGTGTGAGCAGCCCGAACGAGGAGCTGAACGAGGTGCTTACCCAGGAGTGGCCACACGACATCCTCGCCTCTCTGCCTTGA
- a CDS encoding Mu transposase C-terminal domain-containing protein: MNIFRIGDVVTYLKRQWEITDIAGSVLGLYDAGADERLIASIGRVGLENPPSDRLSQGITKLNTAALGLSRNGSEILRDIDRSLADIEEVALGKPAGAEGYREGYGLGSSIWSRAGVKAAELKALGEQLKSRDPQLAKMVAVSRSTLFRRATAYLQDGPAGLIDGRKTGNHRVTDGIAPEVLEVCRRVNKELVHRPRVSKKQRVDMVRARVQKLDERDFSIPGDRRLKQILDELSHGMYLDGDAANRRSAANAPNWMYRAHPALMPGSRMQVDSTRPDIMLIFPDGSVQRPDLSMMSDQATRTVSAFALAKDICGADLAFMIAQAMTPRPRYDLPEELKNRWETERRDLPWVQMFDAEERDRFDGMLPLIRPRLIMTDNGRDYRSNVVDATCRQLGITLVRAAPYSPTDKGIAERLFGTLKTMFLAHLPGFTGGSISSGGDKKPNRKDLLTLGEFAWLLDRWLVHYWQNTPTDGLRDPRLGGGALLSPNAEYRAMFPYVGFVPKPLSRKDYVGLLPVVTRTIQKDGVQIEYRMYDAPGLGHLRQRTSGTELNGKWEVHYMPADPRVVWVYDPAAQDYIACEWKEDRLDKPFSKEVRDLALQILDDGGVDPALTEASTTRNFLEDALQELRRQRKKQAARDLERGIQDAQRGSSPNIASLRGQEDYESPVNEQLQQEDDETDDDDLDGFEGVNGWGT; encoded by the coding sequence ATGAACATTTTTCGTATCGGCGACGTGGTGACGTATCTGAAACGACAGTGGGAAATCACTGACATCGCCGGAAGTGTCCTAGGCCTTTACGACGCTGGCGCGGACGAAAGATTGATCGCGTCCATCGGCAGAGTGGGCCTCGAAAACCCGCCCAGCGACCGCCTAAGCCAAGGGATAACAAAGCTGAATACAGCCGCATTGGGACTTAGCCGCAACGGAAGCGAGATTCTTAGGGACATCGACCGCAGCCTTGCCGACATCGAGGAAGTTGCTCTAGGTAAACCGGCAGGGGCAGAAGGCTACCGCGAAGGCTACGGCTTAGGTTCTTCGATTTGGTCCAGAGCTGGTGTCAAAGCCGCCGAGTTAAAAGCTCTGGGCGAGCAATTGAAGTCACGCGATCCCCAGCTGGCCAAGATGGTGGCTGTGTCTCGTTCAACGCTATTCCGCCGCGCGACAGCATATTTGCAGGATGGTCCGGCTGGCCTTATTGACGGACGCAAAACAGGTAATCACAGAGTGACTGATGGAATCGCCCCGGAAGTGCTGGAAGTCTGTCGACGTGTCAATAAGGAACTTGTGCACCGGCCAAGGGTGAGTAAGAAGCAGCGCGTCGATATGGTCCGAGCGCGCGTCCAGAAACTGGATGAGAGAGACTTCAGCATTCCGGGGGACCGGCGATTGAAGCAAATCCTGGACGAACTCTCCCATGGGATGTATTTGGATGGCGATGCCGCAAACCGCCGCTCAGCAGCCAACGCCCCGAACTGGATGTATCGGGCCCATCCGGCGCTAATGCCAGGATCCCGCATGCAGGTAGATTCCACACGCCCTGACATAATGCTCATCTTTCCGGACGGCTCGGTTCAAAGACCCGATCTGTCCATGATGAGTGACCAGGCAACCCGAACAGTAAGCGCCTTCGCGCTAGCAAAGGATATATGCGGTGCGGATCTTGCCTTCATGATCGCACAGGCGATGACGCCGCGTCCACGCTACGACTTGCCAGAGGAGTTAAAGAACCGGTGGGAAACGGAGCGCCGGGACCTGCCCTGGGTCCAGATGTTCGACGCCGAAGAGCGCGACCGGTTTGACGGAATGCTCCCGCTGATCCGGCCGCGGCTCATTATGACCGATAACGGACGCGACTATCGTTCCAACGTCGTAGACGCGACGTGCCGGCAGTTAGGCATCACCCTCGTCAGGGCAGCACCGTATTCCCCCACGGATAAGGGAATTGCAGAGCGCTTGTTCGGGACTCTGAAAACCATGTTCCTGGCGCATTTGCCAGGGTTCACTGGCGGTTCCATCTCAAGTGGGGGTGACAAGAAACCAAACAGGAAAGACTTGTTGACGCTAGGGGAATTTGCCTGGTTACTGGACAGGTGGCTTGTCCATTACTGGCAGAACACACCCACGGATGGGCTACGCGACCCGCGTCTGGGCGGTGGTGCTCTCTTGAGTCCCAACGCCGAATACAGGGCCATGTTTCCCTATGTCGGATTTGTACCCAAACCGCTGAGCCGGAAAGACTACGTCGGGCTCCTGCCTGTTGTTACCCGAACAATCCAAAAAGACGGCGTCCAGATTGAATACCGGATGTACGACGCTCCGGGCCTCGGCCACCTCCGGCAACGCACCTCCGGTACTGAGCTGAACGGAAAGTGGGAAGTTCACTACATGCCGGCAGATCCAAGGGTTGTCTGGGTCTATGACCCAGCCGCCCAGGACTACATCGCCTGCGAATGGAAAGAGGACCGGCTCGACAAGCCGTTTTCAAAAGAGGTCCGCGATCTCGCACTTCAAATTCTCGATGATGGAGGCGTGGATCCAGCACTCACTGAGGCTTCTACCACGAGGAACTTCCTTGAAGATGCGCTACAGGAGCTCAGACGGCAGCGGAAGAAGCAGGCAGCCAGAGACCTCGAACGTGGAATCCAAGACGCACAGCGGGGGAGCTCGCCTAACATAGCCAGCCTACGCGGTCAGGAGGATTATGAATCCCCGGTCAATGAACAGCTCCAGCAGGAGGATGACGAAACCGACGACGACGACCTGGATGGCTTCGAGGGTGTGAACGGGTGGGGAACATGA
- a CDS encoding metallophosphoesterase family protein: protein MPDTHPLALFGDWHGASGWALTAIRSAAREGVRTAVHVGDFGLDWPGAKRGRYEAKLNKYLMDLGITLVVSGGNHDNWDTLEKLVVEDDGLATIRSNIRVLPRGGRTIIDGLVIGGLGGAFSVDYEYRVEGKDWWPNEEPTRQEAEALIAEGPVDILITHDAPAGVPLKGDFQLSAELTEKANRTRGLLREVVDALAVPHLFCGHWHQRRIHELRHPNGTVTRVDVLNMENSRHGNGVLVWPGKPPLRIEPLEIRDLQVPASSR from the coding sequence ATGCCTGATACTCATCCCCTAGCGCTCTTCGGGGACTGGCACGGGGCTTCCGGTTGGGCTCTGACAGCCATTCGTTCAGCAGCACGCGAAGGCGTTCGCACGGCTGTGCACGTAGGAGACTTCGGGCTCGACTGGCCGGGCGCAAAGCGGGGGCGTTACGAGGCAAAACTCAACAAGTACCTGATGGACTTGGGGATCACGCTCGTCGTCTCCGGTGGGAACCACGACAACTGGGACACGCTTGAGAAGCTCGTCGTCGAAGATGACGGCTTGGCAACTATTCGATCAAACATCCGGGTACTACCCCGCGGCGGCAGAACCATCATCGACGGCCTTGTCATCGGCGGCTTGGGCGGCGCGTTCAGCGTCGACTACGAGTACAGAGTCGAGGGGAAGGATTGGTGGCCTAACGAGGAACCCACCCGTCAGGAAGCTGAAGCCCTCATCGCCGAGGGCCCCGTCGACATCCTGATAACCCACGATGCACCTGCAGGCGTTCCGCTGAAGGGAGACTTTCAACTCAGCGCAGAACTAACTGAGAAGGCGAACAGAACCCGCGGGCTCCTGAGAGAAGTAGTCGATGCGCTGGCCGTGCCTCATCTGTTTTGCGGTCACTGGCATCAGCGGCGCATTCACGAACTGCGCCATCCCAATGGAACGGTCACGAGGGTCGACGTACTCAATATGGAAAACTCACGTCACGGTAACGGAGTTCTCGTTTGGCCTGGCAAGCCTCCGCTTCGGATTGAACCGCTCGAAATCAGGGACCTGCAGGTACCTGCTTCTTCGCGATAA
- a CDS encoding endonuclease/exonuclease/phosphatase family protein, giving the protein MTEQPPAAVTGNLRRLQAALDAAIPAKTESNLLVGTWNIRALGDLTNKWLAGPKDSPKRDWHAIACLAEVISRFDVVAVQESRRNPAALKRLMASLGEQWQVIVSDVTEGAAGNGERLAFLYDSSRIRPSGLVGEIVLPPIGDAPARQFARTPYTASFSRAGVQFTLATVHVLWGKDETERLPEITAFAQWMHDWAVRPNEWNTNLMVLGDFNLDRIGDPLYEAFISTGLWPPAELNAVPRTIFDDDKTKHFYDQLAWFSTPDGTSLLKGMAYGQRAGTFDFIPHVFPGLNRTEVSWRISDHYPLWCEFLLA; this is encoded by the coding sequence ATGACAGAGCAGCCACCAGCAGCGGTGACCGGAAACCTGCGGCGTCTGCAGGCCGCCCTGGACGCTGCGATTCCCGCGAAGACGGAGTCCAATCTTCTGGTCGGAACCTGGAACATTCGGGCACTGGGCGACCTCACGAACAAGTGGCTGGCCGGGCCCAAGGACTCACCGAAGCGGGACTGGCACGCCATCGCCTGCCTTGCCGAGGTCATCTCCCGGTTCGATGTCGTCGCCGTCCAGGAATCCCGCCGCAACCCGGCAGCCCTCAAGCGACTCATGGCCAGCCTAGGGGAGCAGTGGCAAGTCATCGTCTCCGATGTCACCGAAGGTGCGGCCGGCAACGGGGAACGCCTCGCCTTCCTATACGACAGCTCACGGATCCGGCCCTCGGGTCTGGTCGGGGAAATCGTGCTGCCACCGATCGGGGACGCGCCAGCCCGCCAGTTCGCCCGCACCCCCTACACCGCCAGCTTCAGCCGGGCTGGCGTCCAGTTCACCCTCGCCACCGTCCACGTGCTGTGGGGCAAGGACGAGACCGAACGGCTGCCGGAGATTACCGCGTTCGCCCAATGGATGCACGACTGGGCGGTGCGGCCCAACGAGTGGAACACCAACCTGATGGTCCTCGGCGACTTCAACCTGGACCGGATCGGCGACCCGCTCTACGAGGCGTTCATCTCTACGGGCCTCTGGCCGCCGGCCGAACTGAATGCCGTCCCGCGGACCATCTTCGACGACGACAAGACGAAGCACTTCTACGACCAGCTCGCCTGGTTCTCCACGCCCGACGGCACCTCCCTGCTGAAGGGCATGGCGTACGGGCAGCGGGCCGGCACCTTCGACTTCATCCCGCACGTCTTCCCGGGCCTGAACCGCACCGAGGTGTCCTGGCGGATCTCCGACCACTACCCGCTCTGGTGCGAATTCCTGCTGGCCTGA
- a CDS encoding helicase associated domain-containing protein, whose translation MALAKRPAPNPEWVEMYRSGIPVTRISVVTGVARSVIRYHLAKAAEQDGGLRVAHSAAAVPPSTRPTVAGRRNLEDVLAFYKGEGRRPFHRRSARESALAAWLVRRREETAAGSLSPVYAAALDTIPDWRDYPTKRDADAARWAQRLGEVAARRAAGKDWPRHNKTEDQDERTLGVWLHTQRIDARAGKLTAAKKKQLNDVIPGWREGRVRRGRNSLLP comes from the coding sequence ATGGCCCTGGCCAAGCGCCCGGCCCCGAACCCGGAGTGGGTGGAGATGTATCGGAGCGGCATCCCGGTCACCAGGATTTCCGTCGTCACCGGAGTCGCGCGGTCGGTGATCCGGTATCACTTGGCAAAGGCCGCCGAACAGGACGGGGGCCTCCGCGTCGCGCACAGTGCCGCCGCAGTACCCCCGTCGACTCGGCCTACCGTCGCTGGCCGCCGCAACCTGGAGGACGTCCTGGCGTTCTACAAGGGGGAAGGCCGGCGCCCTTTCCACCGCCGCTCGGCCCGGGAATCTGCCCTCGCTGCCTGGCTGGTACGACGACGGGAAGAGACAGCGGCCGGCAGCCTCTCCCCCGTTTATGCCGCGGCCTTGGATACCATTCCCGACTGGCGGGACTACCCGACCAAACGGGACGCCGACGCCGCCCGCTGGGCACAACGCCTGGGCGAAGTCGCCGCTCGGCGGGCCGCCGGGAAGGACTGGCCCCGGCACAACAAAACCGAAGACCAGGACGAGCGCACCCTCGGGGTGTGGCTGCACACCCAGCGCATCGACGCCCGGGCCGGGAAACTCACCGCGGCCAAGAAGAAGCAGCTCAACGATGTCATTCCCGGGTGGCGTGAGGGCCGGGTCCGGCGCGGCCGCAACAGCCTCCTGCCCTGA